A part of Ooceraea biroi isolate clonal line C1 chromosome 10, Obir_v5.4, whole genome shotgun sequence genomic DNA contains:
- the LOC105278384 gene encoding mitochondrial import inner membrane translocase subunit Tim17-B gives MEEYAREPCPWRIVDDCGGAFTMGVIGGAIFQSIKGFRNAPSGWRHRFTGSVVAIRQRAPIIAGNFAVWGGMFSTIDCTLVRLRGGKEDPYNSIISGAATGGILAARNGLPAMVGSAIIGGVLLALIEGIGICFTRLSAEQFKPSSLVEDPSQFGPSPQGYPS, from the coding sequence ATGGAAGAATATGCGAGAGAACCATGTCCCTGGCGAATAGTTGACGACTGTGGCGGTGCCTTTACAATGGGCGTTATCGGTGGAGCAATCTTCCAAAGCATCAAAGGCTTTCGCAACGCACCGAGTGGATGGAGGCATCGTTTTACGGGCAGCGTAGTCGCAATCAGACAACGAGCACCTATCATTGCTGGCAATTTTGCTGTATGGGGTGGCATGTTTTCTACAATCGACTGCACATTAGTTCGCCTTAGGGGAGGAAAAGAAGATCCTTACAACTCCATCATCAGCGGAGCAGCGACTGGTGGAATTTTAGCAGCAAGAAACGGCCTTCCGGCGATGGTAGGCAGCGCGATCATTGGTGGAGTGCTGCTGGCCCTGATAGAAGGAATAGGAATCTGCTTCACGCGCCTCTCCGCTGAACAGTTCAAGCCATCGTCGCTGGTCGAAGACCCGTCACAATTCGGCCCATCACCGCAAGGCTATCCATCATAA
- the LOC105278383 gene encoding uncharacterized protein LOC105278383, translating to MDNEAQTHEMTQYRARLMRQKEFLTDILSKIEKQILALQVERLHLRNTLLGADYLNRETSQSKNVSDEAVTKTSAKTESVMMMSDTENSDFTKHELDLSVLPHGLNNFQEESEESGEDEQLIIDDKEFKDN from the exons ATGGACAACGAAGCACAAACGCATGAAATGACACAGTATCGTGCGCGGTTAATGAGGCAAAAGGAATTTCTCACTGACATATTATCCAAGATTGAGAAACAAATACTTGCGTTACAG GTGGAGCGATTACATTTGCGGAACACTCTGCTTGGGGCTGACTATCTCAATCGAGAAACGTCCCAGTCGAAAAACGTATCGGACGAAGCAGTTACGAAAACTAGCGCGAAGACGGAGTCAGTAATGATGATGAGCGATACAGAAAATTCAGATTTCACAAAACATGAATTAGATTTATCCGTGCTACCGCACGGTTTGAATAATTTCCAAGAGGAGAGTGAAGAAAGTGGAGAAGATGAACAGTTAATTATAGACGATAAAGAATTCAAAGACAACTGA
- the LOC105278380 gene encoding borealin isoform X2: MPRTKYTRKKTSDSGREYDMVIQTFDRHLQQRIAKLERETHADVKSFETFIDVVVSRLPAEVRQMMLSEVLAWQAGDQEKENYQVSSSVSMQPPATALRVRAAKKGAKRATAASDDGYATGGTSMGSAVSRATKAQLQVEVTSTRRSTRSSTRAAQLSEVTQTVAKPSKGRVTRSALKVDNFKTPAMLKTSMAVYGLVTPKIKPNTPLNVLRRPRQGEMVLSMQGSPLLVSAVIEEKIANINVPLANGNVMSLLPQEGLRMSNIPQLDPETMHQLATLKSHIEKVIKTKDTKDVCEQ; this comes from the coding sequence ATGCCGCGGACCAAGTATACACGCAAGAAGACGAGCGACTCGGGGAGGGAGTACGACATGGTGATACAGACGTTCGACAGGCACTTGCAGCAGCGCATTGCCAAGCTCGAGCGTGAGACGCACGCGGACGTCAAGAGCTTCGAGACCTTCATCGACGTCGTGGTATCCCGTTTGCCAGCGGAGGTGCGTCAGATGATGCTGAGCGAGGTGCTCGCCTGGCAGGCTGGCGATCAGGAGAAGGAGAACTACCAAGTGAGTTCATCCGTCAGCATGCAACCGCCCGCCACGGCGCTCAGAGTAAGGGCAGCTAAAAAGGGTGCCAAGCGTGCTACTGCTGCGTCCGACGATGGATACGCGACCGGAGGCACCAGCATGGGTAGCGCAGTGTCGCGGGCTACCAAGGCGCAGCTGCAGGTGGAGGTAACTTCAACGAGAAGGTCAACACGCAGTTCCACCAGAGCGGCTCAACTCAGCGAGGTCACTCAGACAGTGGCTAAGCCTAGCAAGGGACGTGTGACTCGATCTGCACTGAAAGTGGACAACTTCAAGACACCGGCAATGCTGAAAACCTCAATGGCCGTGTACGGCTTAGTTACGCCAAAAATCAAGCCTAACACGCCGCTGAATGTGCTGAGACGTCCGCGACAGGGAGAGATGGTCCTGAGCATGCAGGGCAGTCCATTGTTGGTCTCCGCTGTTATCGAGGAGAAGATCGCCAACATCAATGTACCTCTGGCTAACGGCAATGTGATGTCTCTGTTGCCTCAGGAAGGATTGCGCATGTCGAATATTCCTCAGCTGGATCCTGAGACGATGCATCAATTAGCGACTCTTAAGAGTCACATCGAGAAAGTTATTAAAACTAAAGATACGAAGGATGTGTGTGAGCAGTAA